A part of Synechococcus sp. KORDI-49 genomic DNA contains:
- a CDS encoding lipoate--protein ligase family protein, with the protein MITSMTSDAPRGRLLPMLCADGPWQMALDQMLLEQTDPRPVLRFYRWSGAWLSLGRHQRQWPDHWRDLAAEGHLSIVRRPSGGQAVLHAGGLTYALIWPGAPRQRRQAYREACHWLIEGFRSLGDELRFGDEAATGEDANCFARSTVADLVDGRGIKRIGSAQRWQRGRLLQHGEILLDPPADLWRAVFRETTPAPAAAAIPRQGLEQHLFLALQRQWPELGWSEQPLTTVERQELERRVSVSAACIDSTT; encoded by the coding sequence ATGATCACCAGCATGACGAGCGATGCTCCACGGGGGCGCCTGCTGCCGATGCTGTGCGCCGATGGTCCCTGGCAGATGGCCCTCGATCAGATGCTTCTGGAGCAGACGGATCCGAGACCGGTGCTGCGGTTCTATCGCTGGTCAGGGGCATGGCTCTCCCTGGGCCGCCACCAGCGGCAATGGCCTGACCACTGGCGTGACCTGGCCGCGGAAGGTCATCTCTCGATCGTGAGGCGCCCCAGTGGAGGCCAGGCGGTGCTGCATGCCGGAGGACTCACCTATGCCTTGATCTGGCCCGGAGCTCCCCGCCAGCGCCGTCAGGCCTATCGGGAGGCCTGCCACTGGCTGATCGAAGGCTTCCGGTCGCTGGGGGATGAGCTGCGCTTCGGTGACGAAGCGGCCACGGGGGAGGACGCGAACTGCTTCGCGCGCTCCACCGTGGCCGATCTGGTGGATGGCCGCGGCATCAAGCGCATCGGCAGTGCCCAGCGGTGGCAGAGGGGCCGTCTGCTGCAGCACGGCGAGATCCTGCTCGACCCTCCGGCGGACCTGTGGCGTGCGGTGTTCCGGGAGACCACTCCGGCTCCGGCGGCGGCGGCCATCCCACGGCAAGGACTGGAGCAGCATCTGTTCCTGGCACTGCAAAGGCAGTGGCCGGAGCTGGGCTGGAGCGAGCAACCACTCACGACGGTGGAACGTCAGGAGCTGGAGCGGCGGGTGTCCGTCTCGGCAGCCTGCATCGACTCCACCACCTGA
- a CDS encoding sulfite exporter TauE/SafE family protein: MLPWWDYPLLIALGLFAGGLAGLLGIGGGLIFAPLLLWLDLPPHQALATSSFAIVPTALAGTITHLSGDSLPWRSGLSIGLAAFGSALVFGGLAGWASGWVLLAMQTMIYIVLAFTVRPRPEQETEEVDLDAKALKLSGTGCIAGWTAGMLGLGGGLVMVPLMNGPFGVPIHQAVRLSTVAVFCSASAASLQFLHEGRGVPVMGLLLGGVAAIAARWTASRLDQFDALLLVRLLRGLAIVLAIDSCRRALHLVLS, encoded by the coding sequence GTGCTGCCCTGGTGGGACTATCCCCTGCTCATCGCTCTGGGACTGTTCGCCGGAGGGCTGGCCGGTCTGCTGGGAATCGGCGGCGGTCTGATCTTCGCGCCCCTGCTGCTCTGGCTGGATCTGCCGCCCCATCAGGCCCTGGCCACCAGCAGTTTCGCCATCGTGCCCACGGCTCTGGCCGGCACCATCACGCACCTGAGCGGCGACAGCCTGCCCTGGCGATCCGGTCTGTCCATCGGTCTGGCGGCCTTCGGTTCAGCCTTGGTGTTCGGGGGCCTGGCCGGCTGGGCATCGGGCTGGGTGCTGCTGGCCATGCAGACCATGATCTACATCGTGCTGGCGTTCACCGTGCGGCCGCGGCCTGAACAGGAAACGGAGGAGGTTGACCTCGATGCCAAGGCGCTGAAGCTCTCCGGAACCGGCTGCATCGCCGGCTGGACCGCCGGAATGCTGGGGCTGGGGGGAGGACTGGTGATGGTGCCGCTGATGAACGGTCCGTTCGGGGTTCCGATCCACCAGGCGGTGCGTCTCAGCACCGTGGCGGTGTTCTGCTCCGCCTCGGCCGCGTCGCTGCAGTTTCTGCATGAGGGGCGTGGGGTACCGGTGATGGGACTGCTCCTGGGGGGGGTGGCGGCGATCGCCGCCCGCTGGACCGCGAGCCGCCTGGATCAGTTCGATGCGCTGCTGCTGGTGCGGCTGCTGCGGGGTCTTGCGATCGTGCTGGCGATCGACAGCTGTCGGCGGGCCCTGCATCTGGTGCTCAGCTGA
- a CDS encoding CRR6 family NdhI maturation factor: MESVQIDADAIRRLDLTPLQPWAARSLGEVLTQGATLELSFDWPRQADDPRELAECPEPRLWALRADARHPWLPLVLERDQGSLIRHVAMVVPHRFSRTDGLRFEPEALELWITHRLMQLDDLCRQTLGRSMRGNLSQMAASLGYELDAGFWTLLDGAVS, translated from the coding sequence ATGGAATCGGTCCAGATCGATGCCGATGCGATCCGTCGTCTCGATCTCACGCCACTGCAACCGTGGGCAGCCAGATCCCTGGGGGAGGTTCTCACCCAGGGGGCGACCCTGGAGCTGAGCTTCGACTGGCCTCGCCAGGCCGACGACCCGAGAGAGCTGGCGGAATGCCCCGAACCGCGGCTGTGGGCGCTGAGGGCCGACGCCCGCCACCCCTGGCTGCCGTTGGTGCTGGAGCGGGATCAGGGCAGCCTGATCCGTCACGTGGCCATGGTGGTCCCCCACCGGTTCAGCCGCACCGATGGACTGCGCTTCGAGCCCGAAGCCCTGGAGCTCTGGATCACCCATCGTCTGATGCAGCTGGACGACCTCTGCCGCCAGACCCTGGGACGATCGATGCGGGGCAACCTGTCCCAGATGGCCGCCTCCCTCGGCTACGAGCTGGATGCCGGCTTCTGGACCCTGCTGGACGGAGCCGTCAGCTGA
- the psaM gene encoding photosystem I reaction center subunit XII codes for MASALTSPEIFIALVVAAHAAVLALRLSISLYEA; via the coding sequence ATGGCCAGCGCCCTGACCTCGCCAGAGATCTTCATCGCCCTTGTGGTGGCTGCCCACGCTGCGGTGCTCGCTCTGCGCCTCTCCATCAGCCTGTACGAGGCCTGA
- a CDS encoding protochlorophyllide reductase, with protein sequence MGTPGTVLITGTTSGVGLNATKALVERGWTVITANRSPQRAAGAADEMEIPKDRLQHVLMDLGDLDSVRSAVEKLPGGVDALVCNAAVYKPKLKQPERSPQGYEISMATNHFGHFLLVQLLLDRIRASSHPSRRVVILGTVTANSKELGGKIPIPAPADLGDLSGFEAGFLEPISMASGKPFKPGKAYKDSKLCNMITTQELHRRLHGETGITFTSLYPGCVADTPLFRNTPKAFQTIFPWFQKNITGGYVSQALAGERVAQVVADPDFAESGVHWSWGNRQSKDGQQFSQELSDKATDPDTARRVWDLSLRLVGL encoded by the coding sequence ATGGGAACTCCGGGCACCGTTCTGATCACCGGCACCACCTCTGGGGTCGGTCTCAACGCCACCAAGGCCCTCGTGGAACGGGGCTGGACGGTGATCACCGCCAACCGCAGTCCCCAGAGAGCGGCTGGTGCTGCCGATGAAATGGAGATTCCCAAGGACCGTCTCCAGCATGTGCTGATGGATCTGGGTGATCTGGACAGCGTCCGTTCGGCGGTTGAGAAGCTCCCCGGAGGAGTGGATGCGCTGGTCTGCAATGCCGCGGTGTACAAGCCGAAGCTGAAGCAGCCGGAGCGTTCTCCGCAGGGCTATGAGATCTCGATGGCCACCAATCACTTCGGCCATTTCCTGTTGGTTCAGTTGCTGCTGGATCGGATCAGGGCGTCGAGCCACCCGTCCAGGCGCGTTGTGATCCTCGGCACGGTGACGGCCAACTCCAAGGAGCTGGGTGGCAAGATCCCGATCCCTGCCCCGGCGGATCTCGGTGATCTCTCCGGCTTTGAGGCGGGCTTCCTGGAGCCGATCAGCATGGCCAGCGGCAAACCGTTCAAGCCAGGCAAGGCCTACAAGGACAGCAAGCTCTGCAACATGATCACCACCCAGGAGCTGCATCGGCGCCTGCACGGGGAGACGGGCATCACCTTCACGTCGCTGTATCCGGGCTGTGTTGCCGACACGCCGTTGTTCCGCAACACCCCGAAGGCCTTTCAGACGATCTTCCCGTGGTTTCAGAAGAACATCACCGGTGGCTACGTCTCCCAGGCCCTGGCGGGTGAGCGGGTGGCCCAGGTGGTGGCGGATCCGGATTTCGCAGAGTCCGGTGTGCACTGGAGCTGGGGTAACCGTCAGAGCAAGGACGGTCAGCAGTTCAGCCAGGAACTGTCTGACAAGGCCACCGATCCCGACACGGCGCGGCGCGTCTGGGATCTGTCGCTGCGGCTGGTCGGGCTCTGA
- the bchL gene encoding ferredoxin:protochlorophyllide reductase (ATP-dependent) iron-sulfur ATP-binding protein, with the protein MTTTLTRPADGEGSVQVHQDPSMNIQEETLVIAVYGKGGIGKSTTSSNLSAAFSKLGKRVLQIGCDPKHDSTFTLTHKMVPTVIDILEEVDFHSEELRPEDFVFTGFNGVQCVESGGPPAGTGCGGYVTGQTVKLLKEHHLLEDTDVVIFDVLGDVVCGGFAAPLQHANYCLIVTANDFDSIFAMNRIVQAIQAKAKNYKVRLGGVVANRSADTDQIDKFNARTGLRTMAHFKDVDAIRRSRLKKCTIFEMDDDDEAVQAVRREYLRLAQNMLENVEPLEATSLKDREIFDLLGFD; encoded by the coding sequence ATGACCACGACCCTGACGCGGCCGGCTGACGGCGAAGGCAGTGTGCAGGTCCATCAGGACCCCTCGATGAACATCCAGGAGGAAACCCTGGTGATCGCTGTCTACGGCAAGGGCGGCATCGGCAAATCCACCACGTCCTCCAATCTTTCGGCCGCTTTCTCGAAGCTGGGCAAACGGGTGCTGCAGATCGGTTGCGATCCGAAGCACGACAGCACGTTCACCCTCACCCACAAGATGGTGCCGACGGTGATCGACATCCTCGAGGAGGTGGACTTCCACAGCGAGGAGCTGCGTCCGGAGGACTTCGTGTTCACCGGCTTCAACGGCGTTCAGTGTGTGGAGAGCGGCGGCCCTCCGGCGGGCACCGGATGCGGTGGCTACGTCACGGGCCAGACCGTGAAGCTGCTCAAGGAGCACCACCTGCTGGAAGACACCGATGTGGTGATCTTCGATGTGCTCGGCGATGTGGTGTGCGGCGGATTTGCTGCACCGCTGCAGCACGCCAATTACTGCCTGATCGTGACGGCGAACGATTTCGATTCGATCTTCGCGATGAACCGGATCGTGCAGGCGATCCAGGCCAAGGCCAAGAACTACAAAGTGCGGCTGGGCGGTGTCGTCGCCAATCGCTCCGCAGACACCGATCAGATCGACAAGTTCAATGCCCGCACGGGCCTGCGCACGATGGCCCACTTCAAGGATGTGGATGCCATCCGCCGCTCACGGCTGAAGAAGTGCACCATCTTCGAAATGGACGATGACGACGAAGCGGTGCAGGCGGTGCGCCGGGAGTACCTGCGCCTGGCCCAGAACATGTTGGAGAACGTGGAACCCCTGGAAGCCACATCCCTGAAAGATCGGGAGATCTTCGACCTGCTGGGCTTCGACTGA
- a CDS encoding ferredoxin:protochlorophyllide reductase (ATP-dependent) subunit B: protein MQLTLWTYEGPPHVGAMRIAASMRGVHYVLHAPQGDTYADLLFTMIERRGQRPPVTYTTFQARDLGGDTAELVKRHVREAVDRFQPDALLVGESCTAELIQDQPGALAQGMGLEMPVVTLELPAYSKKENWGAAETLYQLVRSLLKSQVPEQASHNPLAWKQEGRRPRVNLLGPSLLGFRCRDDVLEVQRLLTLHGIDVGVVAPLGAGVDDLSRLPAADLNVCLYPEVAESSCIWLERNFGMPFTRTVPIGIGATHDFLSELHGLLGMDPPDTREGHQRSRLPWYSESVDSTYLTGKRVFIFGDGTHALAAARICREELGFEVVGLGTYSREMARPVRAAAKAMGLEALISDDYLAVEAAMAEAAPELVLGTQMERHSAKRLGIPCAVISTPMHVQDVPARTSPQMAWEGANVIFDAWVHPLMMGLEEHLIGMFRHDFEFVDGHQSHLGHAGGSGAAGDSAEAELSDVPELGDDALVWTADGEAELRKIPFFVRGKVKRNAEAYARQAGCREISSETLYDAKAHYKA, encoded by the coding sequence ATGCAACTCACGCTCTGGACCTACGAAGGCCCCCCTCATGTCGGCGCCATGCGCATCGCCGCCTCGATGCGGGGGGTGCACTACGTGCTGCATGCCCCACAGGGGGACACCTACGCCGACCTGCTCTTCACGATGATCGAGCGCAGAGGCCAGCGGCCGCCGGTGACCTACACCACCTTCCAGGCCCGCGACCTGGGCGGTGACACGGCGGAACTGGTGAAGCGGCACGTGCGCGAGGCGGTGGATCGCTTCCAGCCCGATGCTCTGCTGGTGGGCGAGAGCTGCACCGCCGAACTGATCCAGGACCAGCCCGGGGCTCTGGCCCAGGGCATGGGACTCGAGATGCCCGTGGTCACCCTGGAACTGCCCGCTTACAGCAAGAAGGAGAACTGGGGTGCTGCGGAGACCCTCTATCAGCTGGTGCGCAGCCTGCTGAAGTCGCAGGTACCGGAGCAGGCCAGTCACAACCCTCTGGCCTGGAAGCAGGAGGGCCGGCGCCCCAGGGTGAACCTGCTGGGACCCTCGCTGCTGGGCTTCCGCTGCCGCGATGATGTGCTGGAGGTGCAGCGGCTGCTGACGCTGCACGGCATCGATGTGGGTGTGGTGGCGCCGCTGGGAGCGGGGGTGGACGACCTGTCACGGCTGCCCGCAGCGGATCTGAACGTGTGTCTGTACCCCGAGGTGGCCGAATCCAGCTGCATCTGGCTGGAGCGCAACTTCGGCATGCCGTTCACACGCACGGTGCCGATCGGCATCGGCGCCACCCACGACTTCCTCAGCGAACTGCATGGGCTGCTGGGGATGGATCCGCCCGACACCCGCGAGGGACATCAGCGCTCCCGCCTGCCCTGGTATTCCGAATCGGTCGACTCCACCTACCTCACAGGCAAGCGGGTGTTCATCTTCGGAGACGGCACCCATGCCCTGGCCGCAGCACGGATCTGCCGGGAGGAGCTGGGCTTCGAGGTGGTGGGTCTCGGCACCTACAGCCGCGAGATGGCACGGCCGGTGAGGGCCGCCGCCAAGGCCATGGGGCTGGAGGCCCTGATCAGCGACGACTACCTGGCCGTGGAGGCCGCCATGGCGGAGGCGGCTCCCGAGCTGGTGCTGGGCACCCAGATGGAACGGCACAGCGCCAAGCGGCTGGGCATTCCCTGCGCGGTGATCAGCACCCCGATGCACGTGCAGGATGTGCCGGCCCGCACCAGCCCCCAGATGGCCTGGGAGGGGGCGAACGTGATCTTCGACGCCTGGGTGCACCCGCTGATGATGGGGCTGGAGGAGCACCTGATCGGCATGTTCCGCCACGATTTCGAATTCGTGGACGGTCACCAGAGCCATCTGGGCCATGCCGGTGGCTCCGGTGCTGCCGGTGACTCCGCCGAGGCGGAGCTCAGCGATGTGCCTGAACTCGGGGACGACGCCCTGGTGTGGACCGCCGATGGCGAAGCGGAACTACGCAAGATCCCCTTCTTTGTGCGTGGAAAGGTGAAACGCAACGCCGAGGCCTATGCCCGCCAGGCCGGCTGCCGGGAGATCAGCAGCGAAACGCTGTATGACGCAAAAGCCCACTACAAGGCATGA
- a CDS encoding ferredoxin:protochlorophyllide reductase (ATP-dependent) subunit N: MAGPTLLKETGPREVFCGLTSIVWLHRRMPDAFFLVVGSRTCAHLIQSAAGVMIFAEPRFGTAILGERDLAGLADAHEELDRVCHELLERRPEIRTLFLVGSCPSEVIKLDLARAAERLNEEMHGRVRVVNYSGSGIETTFTQGEDGALAALVPLLPASEERQLLLVGTLADAVEDRLIHLFGRLGIEAIRSLPPRQSTDLPPVGPGTTVLLTQPFLTETARLLRDRGATVLTAPFPLGAEGSRRWMEAGANAFQVPAERQAEVLDPLMERARIALEPHRKVLSGKRIFLLPESQLELPLARFLQRECGMELVEVGTPYLNREQMAEELALLPEGTPVMEGQHVELQLDRVRDSSPDLVVCGMGLANPLEAEGIATKWSIELVFSPIHGIDQAGDLAELFSRPLRRRHLIQPGLNPSLAVDPVHA, encoded by the coding sequence ATGGCCGGGCCCACGCTGCTGAAGGAAACCGGACCTCGGGAGGTGTTCTGCGGACTCACCTCGATCGTGTGGCTGCACCGGCGCATGCCGGATGCCTTTTTCCTGGTGGTCGGATCACGCACCTGCGCCCATCTGATCCAGAGCGCAGCAGGGGTGATGATCTTCGCCGAACCTCGCTTCGGCACCGCCATTCTCGGAGAACGGGATCTGGCCGGACTGGCGGACGCCCATGAGGAGCTGGACCGGGTCTGCCATGAACTGCTGGAACGCCGGCCCGAAATCCGCACGCTGTTTCTGGTGGGCTCCTGCCCCAGCGAGGTGATCAAGCTGGATCTGGCCCGTGCTGCTGAACGGCTCAACGAGGAGATGCACGGCCGGGTTCGGGTGGTGAACTACTCCGGCAGCGGCATTGAAACCACCTTCACGCAGGGGGAGGACGGGGCTCTCGCCGCGCTGGTGCCGCTGCTTCCCGCCAGCGAAGAGCGTCAGCTGCTGCTGGTGGGCACCCTCGCCGATGCCGTGGAGGACCGGCTGATTCACCTGTTCGGACGCCTGGGCATCGAGGCGATCCGCAGCCTGCCGCCTCGCCAGTCCACGGATCTGCCACCGGTCGGACCCGGCACCACCGTGCTGCTCACCCAGCCCTTCCTCACCGAAACCGCTCGATTGCTCCGCGATCGCGGAGCAACGGTGCTCACCGCCCCCTTCCCACTGGGCGCAGAGGGCAGCCGCCGCTGGATGGAGGCCGGTGCCAACGCCTTCCAGGTGCCCGCGGAACGACAGGCCGAGGTGCTGGACCCCCTGATGGAGCGCGCCCGGATCGCCCTGGAACCCCATCGGAAGGTGCTGAGCGGAAAGCGCATCTTCCTGCTGCCGGAATCCCAGCTGGAGCTGCCCCTCGCACGGTTCCTGCAGCGGGAATGCGGCATGGAACTGGTGGAGGTCGGCACCCCCTATCTCAACCGCGAGCAGATGGCCGAGGAGCTGGCCCTGCTGCCGGAAGGCACGCCGGTGATGGAGGGTCAGCACGTCGAACTGCAGCTGGATCGGGTGCGTGACAGCTCTCCCGATCTGGTGGTCTGCGGCATGGGCCTGGCCAATCCCCTAGAAGCCGAGGGCATCGCCACCAAATGGTCGATCGAACTCGTGTTCAGCCCGATCCACGGCATTGATCAGGCCGGCGATCTCGCCGAACTGTTCTCGCGTCCCCTGCGCCGCCGTCATCTGATTCAGCCCGGCCTGAATCCCTCCCTCGCCGTCGACCCCGTTCACGCCTGA
- a CDS encoding microcompartment protein has product MNRFASFEGRERRRGGSALVTGTEVHSSSAGASCVITTDSEAPRLMSSQVQSIELRTYVFIDSLQPQLAAYMGSVSQGFLPIPGDACLWMEVSPGMAVHRVTDIALKASNVRLGQMVVERAFGSMALYHRDQSTVLHSGDVVLEAIGSSIEQRRAAEVSWTEVIRAITPDHAVLINRQNRRGSMIEAGMSMFILETEPAGYVLIAANEAEKSSNITVVDVKAVGAFGRLTLAGKEGDVEEAAAAAMRTIEMINRTSANP; this is encoded by the coding sequence ATGAATCGTTTCGCCAGTTTCGAGGGCCGCGAGAGGCGGCGTGGCGGAAGTGCTCTCGTCACCGGTACCGAGGTGCATTCATCGTCTGCCGGTGCCAGCTGTGTGATCACCACGGACAGCGAAGCGCCGCGGCTGATGAGCAGTCAGGTGCAGTCGATCGAGCTGCGCACGTACGTGTTCATCGATTCGTTGCAGCCTCAGCTGGCTGCCTACATGGGCTCCGTCAGCCAGGGATTCCTGCCGATTCCAGGGGACGCCTGTCTTTGGATGGAGGTCTCCCCGGGCATGGCGGTGCACCGGGTCACCGATATCGCCTTGAAGGCCAGCAACGTCCGCCTCGGCCAGATGGTGGTCGAGAGGGCCTTCGGCTCGATGGCCCTCTATCACCGTGATCAGAGCACCGTGCTGCACTCCGGTGATGTGGTGCTCGAGGCGATCGGCAGTTCGATCGAACAGCGCCGCGCTGCCGAGGTGAGCTGGACGGAGGTGATCCGCGCGATCACTCCCGACCACGCTGTGCTGATCAACCGACAGAACCGCCGCGGTTCGATGATCGAGGCCGGGATGAGCATGTTCATCCTCGAGACCGAACCCGCCGGCTACGTGCTGATCGCTGCCAACGAAGCCGAGAAGTCGTCGAACATCACCGTGGTGGACGTGAAGGCCGTCGGTGCCTTCGGACGGCTCACCCTGGCCGGCAAGGAGGGAGATGTGGAGGAGGCGGCGGCCGCTGCGATGCGGACCATCGAGATGATCAACCGCACGTCCGCCAACCCCTGA